GGAACTAAGGTTCATGTGAACTCCATAATTGTTTGTGATAGCTTTAGCACTAACAAGCACTGTGTTAGCTGATGTTACCTGTACCAGTTAACTTCATtggtttttcttccttttttttttcttctgttgtttaaATATTGGAATCTCTACTTTAGGGCTTCTAGTTGTTAACCTAGTTGCTGAGTGAGCTGGTGGCTGATGCCTTGTTTAATGGCAGATTGGAGAATACGAAGAAACGGTTGGCACATGCTATTTATTTTCAGAAAGTGGTGAGTGTTTGCATCCCTCTGCAGCCTCTTTCTTTGCAGCAAACATTTCGCATGTCCTGTTAAATCCCATAACCGAGTTTTGTACATTAACCTGATACCCTGTGAATACGATGATGCCGTTTCCTTCAGATTTCCATGCTTGTTTCGTATGAGATGGCACCTTGTTCACACATAGCATGTTTTTATCTAACTTGTCGGGAAGGCAGGGCAACATTGCCATTCATGAGGAACCTTGTTCCCTGGCGCCGACCCTAGTGCAATTTTTACAGTGGATTCATTTGCTTTTTTAAATATTTTGCTTCCTTTCCAGATGCTCCACCAAAACCTGTTCATGGAGAGCCGGCACCTCCCAAGGAAAACAAGGACAAGCAAGGCAGAAACATCAAGGAAGCACCGCCCAAGGAGGTGAAACATCTGACGAGCGTTCACAAGATCCTCAAATTCCGGTCGACCAGTGAGGGTCGTCAGGAGCACAGAGCATACCGATACAGGGACAAGGAGTTTTGACTCTTCTAATGCACACAGCAAGCGATCCTTTGACCCTTGGAATGCGAGGATAGTACTCCTTAATCTTAATTAGCCACTAGCATTCTCTATCCCGAGGTAACCAGCGGTTGCGATGCATGATTCCGGTGACTCTTATCCTCTCTCTATGAAGTATGCACTGTTAATCTTGTGAAATTCTGCAACAATGGAGTTCCCGGTCTGTATGTAAACTAATGCAGCTCTGCCTAAAACTTGGTAAAACATCCAGTGCTTCTGAAGCCATCCAGTGCTTTTTTGGACCCAAGAAGCCATCCGGTTCTTGAGTTAGAAAAAGTCGTTGGCTTCCGGTTGCTTTGCAGTTTGCCCCACTTGCTATTAGTCTAGTCTAGACCAACCTCACGCGCAACCGGAATGGATCTGGAATTCTAAAACCTCTTTAAACGCCTAGACCGGAATCTTGATAGCG
The window above is part of the Triticum aestivum cultivar Chinese Spring chromosome 2A, IWGSC CS RefSeq v2.1, whole genome shotgun sequence genome. Proteins encoded here:
- the LOC123189820 gene encoding general transcription factor 3C polypeptide 6; this encodes MAKEAEKDKQIAEEEEEEEEEEEYVLLELDDVHYSCIQPNAPYILSGLDTLTPTLVVGDGLKMIGEYEETVGTCYLFSESDAPPKPVHGEPAPPKENKDKQGRNIKEAPPKEVKHLTSVHKILKFRSTSEGRQEHRAYRYRDKEF